The following DNA comes from Cryobacterium psychrophilum.
GATGTGTCGTCGTTCTCGTCCAGCACGGTGACAGCCACAGTCACACTATTATCGGTATCGGACACAGAAGTGATGTAATCGAGAAGCGCTGTCGTGATGGCGTTGCTCGTGACAATAGACCCGCCGTCATACGTTATGCGTTTCATGCTTCGATGTTAGCTTGATTGCTGCGGCGACGCGCGCGGCTATCGCCCCACTACGGGACCTCGCTGAGCAGGAAACCCTCCGGTCTTGAGGCGCCGTGACGTTCGCCGGGGATTTTCGAGGCGTGGGCTCACGCCGGGAAGCACGGCTCAGTCCGTTTCGCCCACAATCTCCTCACGCACCCGGCGCAGGTCTTCCATGAGCGAGCCGATGAGAATCCAGTGCTCGGGGTGCGGCGTGCCAATGACCAGGGGGGCGGTGAGCATCGGCTCTTCCTCCGGCACCATCTCCACGGCCGGGTCATCCGGGTTCTGCAGGAGAAGTCGAAGGTCGTGGGCGGCACGGCAGAGCTCGCCCGAAAAGGCCTGAACCGTCGGTTCAAGGTGTAGAGAATCGTCGTAGTGATCTCGCAGGGCCCGTGTCATGCCGAGCGACCGTGTCACGAGCGCCTTCAGGCGTTCGTACTGTTCGATGTCGGCCCGAAGACTGTTGCGGTGTTTGGCGCCGCGTGGATTGAATGTCAGGCTTTCCTGTGCCCCGGTGATTGCTCCCTCCGCGGCGGTGAGCATCGGGCGCAGCAGTCGAGCCTTCAAGAGCAGTTCTTCGAGCTGAAAGTTCGTCTGCGGTGCGCGCAGCGACGCTGCCGCTCGGTCGAGCGTGTCGGCGACCTCCCGACCGAGCAGGGCGACGGCATCGTGTGCCGGAGCAAGCAGAACCGGCGGCACGACGGCCACGTTGATGATGAGGGCAATTCCCGCACCGATGATGGTTTCCAGAATCCGGTAGATCGAGTATTCCGGAGTTGATGCGCCGATCGACAGCACGAGCATGGCGCTGATCGGGATCTGATTGGCCGATCCGGGGGAGAGCCGCAGTGCCCAGGCGAGCAGGATGCACAGCACGATCGTCAGCAGAACGATCCAGGTGGACGATCCGAAGATGAGGCCGATGACGAAGGCGATGACCACGCCGCCGATGACACCGAGGCTGCGCTCGATGGCCTTGCCGACCGACTGGTTGACGCTGGGCTGAACGACGAATATCGCGGCTATTGCGGCAAAGATCGGCAACTCGCCGGGCAGCAGTAGCTGGGAAACAACCCACGCCAGGGCGACGGCCACGGAGGTCTTGACCACCTGCAGCGCCGGTAACCGTTGGGGAATTCGAAGACCAGCCGTAATTTGCACCCGTTCAGGTTAACCCGCCCGCCGCTCCGGGCGGTCACCCGCTATCGACTGTCACTGTCGTCGGCACACCGAAACAGCGGGAATACTCGCCCGCGGCCCCGGCAGGCACCGCTTCCGGGCGAGGGGCAGGGCGCCGATGGCCGGGTGAGTGTCAGTCGAAAATGCGCAGCAGCTGCCATTGCGGCGCCGCGTCCCCGGCCGCGCGCACGTCAAAGACGTGTGTCTCCCCATCGTCAGCGGTGGCCTGAAAGCGCCACCCGGCGATGTCCAGCGGGAGATGCCCGATTCCGTAGCTGTGTGGCTCGAAGGGTTTCCACCAGTCGGCCGTTCCCACGAGGGCGGTTGGGGTGTCGGTTACATGAAAGCGCCGGGATCTCCACACCAGGCGCTCGGGGGAACCGGACGCCCCGAGCCAGACCATGACCGATTCAGGAGGAATCGGTACCGGTGCAGGGGACATGAGCCACCACCTCGATTCGCATGTCATCGAATAAGTATTCGATAAACGCAACTATATCCCGGGACGGCTCCCGGAGCTAGTGCGATTCAGCTGCTACTACGCCAGATCATCGTCGGTACGGGCGCCGAAGACGATTTCATCCCAGCTGGGCATCGAGGCGCGTCCGCGCTTTGCGGTGTTGCCCGTGGTGCGGCCCTGTGCGCGAGCCGCCTGGGTGGCCCACACGTTAGGCGTCGCCGCGGGCGTGGGGGTCGAATCCTTTGTGCTCGAGGCAGACTCAGGCTCAGCCTCGGCAGGAGCCTCGTCCTGTGACCGTGACGGCGCGTGGGCGGTGGCATCCGCGCGAGCGTCGGCCGAGGATTCGGTTCGGCGGCGTCCATTTGATGCGGGAGACGCATTGGGCGACTGGTGCTGGCTGGACGCGTCGCCGAAGCTTGCGGCCTCACGTTCTCCACGGCGGCGGCGAAGGGATTCCAGCAGGTCCGCGGTTTCGTTCATGCTCACCGAGGGTTCGGCCGCACGCTTGATGGCGGCTTTGAATACGGCATCTGAGGTGCCGAGCGACCGCGAGTATGGGATGGGGTCGATTGGTGCGGTGTCGTTCAGAATTTCGTCCGCGAGCGATTCCTTGAACGTGAAGGCACCGCTGTCGAAACGCGAGACATCGGAGGTGCTGGTCTCGGAACCCACGGCACGCAAGCGAGGGAGGAGCGAAGCCTTGAGCTCTCCCTGCTGTGACAGGGCGATGGCCTCGTTGCCGGCGGGGGAGAGCGTGTTCTTTTTTGGCTCGAAACCCCAACGGGCATCGTGGTCGATGCCGTCGGCAGTGAAGGAGAGCTTGATGATCCAGCCGTCACCGGGTTCTTTCCAGCTGGCCCAGCGCTCGTTGGATGCGCCGAGGGACGCGAGTCGGTCGCGAATGACGCCACCGAAGTTGGCATCTTCTCCAACCGGGTCAGGGTCGATCGCAGTATGCACGGGCACGCTCAGCGCGCACGACACCATATATTCGCGTTCCGCTACGACGGGGCCTTCGAAGCGCCGAACGTAGTCGAGCGGGGCTCCCGTGACGGCCTCTACATCTTCCGCGGACATTCCGGAGCGAATATGCGCCTGCACCTCACGTGGCGACAGTTTGGGTGCGCTGGGCGCCTCCGTCTGGTTTTGACGAAGTTTGGATTGGAGAACCTCGTCGATGGCGATCCTAAATCGATCGCCATCTTCTGACGCTGCAAACAGCGCACCGTTCTCTACCCCGATGACCTTCAATTCCTGCATGGCGCAAGCCCTCTCGCGAATACCGTTAGCTGCAAGAATCGCATGCCTTGCTCCCTTTTTCCGGGAATACACCGGGCGTGCCGCAAGTTGATGAGAGTGTCGACCGAGAAGGCGGCGGGCGAGTTGCTATTTTCCCCGGAATGTTGCAAACTATGCCCGCCGATTTCGTTTATCGGCGTTACTGAAATGGATGGGCATGGCAACCGACTACGACGCACCGCGGAAGACTGAAGACGACTCAGAGTCGATCGAGGCCCTCAAAGAACGCGTGCCTGACAAGATGTCGGGAAGTGTTGATAACGACGACTCCGACAACCCGGGTGGGTTCGACCTCCCCGGTGCAGATTTGTCCGACCTGGATCTTGATGTTGTCGTTCTGCCTCCGCAGGCCGACGAATTCACCTGCGTAGAGTGCTTCCTCGTGAAGCACCGCTCGCAGGCTGGTCACCAGACCAAGCTGGGCACCGTCTGCCTGGAGTGCAGCTCCTAAGAACCCACGGCCGGCCGTCGTGATTCATTGATTGCGGCGGCCAGCTTCTCTGGGTGGCGGCTCGATACGAGCCAATACGGAGCAGGGTCTGTTTCATCAACGATGGGGATTCTCACCACCGGATCCACCCAGCCCCGAATAAGCATCCACGCGCGAACGTCGAGGCGCGGTCCGCGTTCCTGGCGGGCTTCCGGCCCGCTGAAGGCGGTGACCTCTCCGACCAGGTCGACGGAAATCGTGGCGGGTCCAGCGGTGATGAGTCCGTTCTCGACCCTGACCACGGGCGACGCGATCACGAGAAGCGTGACACAGCCGCCGTACAGGACCGCGGCCGTGATGAAACCGGCCTCCATGTTGATCGGGGCAAGCACGAGGATGCTGGCCGGGATCACCAGGGCGGTGACGATGAAGGACCACGCTGAGGCCCAGAGCTTTTCACGGTATTGAGGCATGTCTCTATTCGATCAGAGATCTGGACTACCCTCGACACGTGACACAAAGCGTCGAAGTACTGATTACCGCCTCCGTCCTCCCGAAATATGCCCATCCAGGCGATGCCGGTGCAGATCTATACTCTGCAGAAGCCCTCACACTGGAACCGGGTTCCCGTGCGCTCGTGTCCACGGGAGTGAGCATTGCGCTGCCTGACGGGTTTGCGGCCTTCGTGGTTCCGCGCAGCGGACTCGCGGTCAAGCACGGCATCACCATTGTGAATTCCCCGGGGACCGTGGATGCCGGCTACCGCGGTGAAATTAAGGTAGCCCTGCTCAACACCGATGCGAGTGAACCCTTTTCCATCGCTGTCGGCGATCGGGTCGCGCAGTTGATTGTCATGCCGGTCGCACACGCCACGTTTATTCCCGTTGACCGGCTGCCAGGCAGCCAGCGCGGCGAGGGCGGTTTCGGTTCCACCGGCGTCTCCACTCGGGAACCCGCGCTCGATACACACCAGACAGGAGAATCTCGATGAGTGACATCGCCCCCTCGGACAAGTTTCCGGATATCCAGGTCAAGTCCGCTCCCGATGATCGCGAGGTCGAGGGCCCGTTCGACGAGGCTGAGGCCAACCCGGTTCGTCCATACGTCGACCTCGGCGGAATCAAGATTCTTCCCCGCGAAGGATTGCACCTGCGTCTTGAGATTGAGGAAGGCAGCAAGCGAGTCGTTGCCATTGGGCTGGACTTCGCCGGGTCGACGCTGCAGGTTCAACCCTTTGCCGCCCCGCGGTCGAGCGGCCTCTGGCACGAGATCCGCGACCAGATTGCCGACCAGATCGGCAAGCAGGGCGGAACGACCACTCCCCGCGAAGGACCTTTCGGTCCGGAGCTTGTTGCGGAGATTCCCGTTGCGGCCGGACAGGATGCAGCCGGTCAAAGTACGGCGGGGGGTACCCGACTTGCTCGTTTCATTGGCGTGGACGGTCCGCGCTGGTTCTTGCGCGGTGTGATCGCCGGCGAGGGCGCCATCGACCCGGAGGCCGCGGCCCAGGTTGAAGACCTGTTCCGCAGTATCGTGGTCGTTCGTGGATCCACTCCCATGCCGCCCCGCGACCTGATTCCCCTGCGTATGCCGTCGACGTCATCCGGCGCCGCGACTCCCACAGACGTCTAAAAATAGAGACAGACCCATGACGGACCGACCAGACTCCGCTGACCGTCCGGACTCCGAACCGCACCAGGCCGTGCCCGACGAGACGGATGCCGCCCAGCCCACGGCATCGGGGGTCGTCGCCGATGGCATGGCAGCCGCTGCCCGTCGGGCCGGTTTCGGCTCGGCCGTCGACGGGGAACCCATCAACGGCAAGGCGCTCATGGTCGCGATGGGCGGCGTCCGCGGTCTGTTTGAGGCGGTGCTGCCGGGCCTCGTGTTTCTGGTGACGTACACGCTCACCATTGACCCGGGCCAGGAGCCCGCGAGCGACACGATTCGCACGCTGATCCCCGCGCTGGTCGCGCCGCTCCTTCTGGGGCTGCTCTTTGTGGCCCTGCGGGCCATCACCAGGCAGACGACGACACCGGCCGTTGGCGGGCTCGTCGGCACGGGCCTGAGCGTGGCACTCGCGTTGTTCTCTGGCAAGGCCTCCGACTTCTTCCTGGTGGGCCTCTATACCAATGCCGGATACGGAGCGGCACTGCTCATTTCGGTTCTGGTTGGCTGGCCGTTGGTCGGGCTGGCCGTGGGGTTTCTCATGGGCGACGGGGTCAACTGGCGTTCGGATCCGTCCAAGCGTCGGGTCCTGACGATTCTCACCCTGGCCTGGACCGGGCTTTTCCTGGCGCGACTTGCCGTGCAGCTGCCGCTCTATCTCGCCGATAACGTGGAATTGCTCGCGACCACGAAACTGCTCATGGGGCTTCCCCTGTACGCGCCGCTGCTGGTCGTGTCGTGGCTCATGGTTCGCTCGGTCTACCGCAAGCCCGCCCCCGCGGCGTGACGCGCGAACCCTGCTATGGTTATCTTGACGTCAAGATAGTTTCTTGACGGAACGGAACGGAACGGGTCGGCTCCGGCAGTCGCTGGTTAGGCTTGCCTTGCTGGCACGATGGTGTGTCTGGCCACAAGGATTGAGGATTGCCGTCGGTACCCCGTCGGCTCCCACGAAGGAGAGGGCATCGTGTCTGCGGTTAACAGTTTTGGAGCAAAGGACACCCTACGTGTTGGTTCGACGGACTATGAAGTCTTTCGGGTCGACAAGGTCGCTGGCTACGAGAAGCTGCCATACAGTCTGAAGGTGCTGCTGGAGAATCTCCTCCGCACCGAAGACGGCGCCAACATCACGGCAGAGCACATTCGTGCCCTCGGCGAATGGGTGCCAACGAGCGACCCCAACACGGAGATCCAGTTCACCCCTGGCCGCGTGATCATGCAGGACTTCACCGGTGTTCCCTGCATCGTCGACCTCGCCACCATGCGCGAAGCCGTTGCTGAACTCGGCGGCGACCCGAACAAGATCAACCCGCTCGCACCCGCCGAGCTCGTCATCGACCACTCCGTCATTGCCGACCTCTTCGGCAGCGATGACGCCCTTGAGCGCAACGTCGAGATCGAGTACCAGCGCAACGGCGAGCGCTACCAGTTCCTTCGCTGGGGCCAGACGGCATTCGACGACTTCAAGGTTGTTCCCCCGGGAACCGGAATCGTGCACCAGGTCAACATTGAGTACCTGGCGCGCGTCACCATGACCCGCACCGTCAACGGCGTGCTCCAGGCATACCCCGACACCTGCGTCGGCACCGACTCGCACACCACCATGGTCAACGGTCTCGGCGTACTCGGCTGGGGCGTCGGCGGAATCGAAGCCGAGGCGGCCATGCTCGGCCAGCCCGTCTCCATGCTCATCCCCAAGGTCGTCGGCTTCAAGCTCAAGGGCTCGATCCCGAGTGGCGTCACGGCGACGGACGTCGTGCTGACCATCACGCAGATGCTCCGCAAGCACGGCGTTGTCGGCAAGTTCGTCGAGTTCTACGGAGAGGGCGTCGCCCAGGTTCCGCTCGCCAACCGCGCCACCATCGGCAATATGAGCCCCGAGTTCGGTTCGACCGCTGCCATGTTCCCGATCGACGATGTCACCCTCGGCTACCTGCGCCTCACCGGACGCAGCGACGAGCAGGTCGCGCTGGTCGAGGCCTACGCGAAGCTGCAGGGCCTGTGGCACGACGCCGACAAGGAACCGACATTCAGCGAATACCTGGAGATCGACCTCGGAACCGTTGTCCCCTCGATTGCCGGACCGAAACGCCCGCAGGACCGCGTTGAGCTCAGCGCGGCGAAGGCCCAGTTTGAACTCGACCTGCAGAACTACGCCGAGCAGGACATGACCCGGGTTGACGAGGCTGTCGACGGAACATTCCCCGCATCGGACCCCATCGGCTTCACCGCCGAGGACGAGCAGTTCTCGCAGCAGCCCTCGCAGCAGGTATCGCACACCCACGTGAGCCACGCTCCCGAGAGTGTGTCCCGGCCGATCCCGATCACCACGAAGGACGGCGCCAGCTACACGCTCGATCACGGAGCCGTCGCCGTCGCCGCCATCACCTCGTGCACCAACACCTCAAACCCGAGCGTCATGCTGGCGGCGGGCCTCCTCGCCCGCAACGCGGTCGCCAAGGGCCTCAAATCCAAGCCGTGGGTCAAGACCACGCTGGCGCCGGGCTCCAAGGTCGTCACCGATTACTACGCCAAGGCCGGCCTCACGGACGACCTCGAAGCTCTCGGCTTCTACACGGTCGGCTACGGCTGCACCGTGTGTATCGGTAACACCGGCCCCCTGATCGAAGAGGTGTCCACGGCAATCAACGACAACGACCTCGCTGTCACCGCCGTGCTCTCCGGAAACCGCAACTTCGAAGGCCGGATCAGCCCGGACGTCAAGATGAACTACCTCGCGAGCCCGCCGCTCGTCATCGCCTACGCCCTGGCCGGGTCGATGAACTTCGACTTCGACACGGATTCCCTGGGCACCGGCAGCGACGGCCAGGAGGTGTTCCTCAAAGACATCTGGCCCGAGACCGCCGAGGTGCAGGCCACGATCGACAGCTCAATCGACACGGCCATGTTCACCAAGGAATACGGCGAGGTCTTCGCCGGCGACGATCGTTGGCGCGCACTGCCGACGCCCGAGAGCGAGGTGTTCGAATGGGACCCCGAGTCGACGTACGTGCGGAAGCCACCGTACTTCGACGGCATGACGATGGAGACCAGCCCGGTAACCGACATCGTCGACGCCCGTGTGCTCGCCAAGCTCGGTGACTCCGTCACGACCGACCACATCAGCCCGGCCGGCAACATCAAGGCCGACAGCCCGGCCGGAGCGTACCTCGTGGAGCACGGCATAGCCAGGGGAGACTTCAACTCCTACGGCTCGCGTCGCGGCAACCACGAGATCATGATCCGTGGCACGTTCGCGAACATTCGTCTGCGCAACCTGCTGCTCGACAACGTGGAGGGTGGCTACACCCGGGACTTCACGCAGGTCGATGGCCCGCAGTCGTTCATCTACGACGCCAGCCAGAACTACCAGGCAGCCGGAACACCGCTCGTCATCTTCGGGGGCAAGGAGTACGGTTCCGGATCCTCCCGCGACTGGGCGGCCAAGGGCACAAGCCTTCTGGGCGTGAAGGCCGTCATCACCGAGAGCTTCGAGCGCATCCACCGCTCGAACCTGATCGGCATGGGCGTTGTTCCGCTGCAGTTCCCCGCCGGCGAGAGCTGGACGTCGCTGGGCCTCGACGGAACCGAGGTCGTATCGATCGCGGGACTTGAGGAGCTCAACAACGGCACCACGCCCAAGACGGTGCACGTCACCGCCATGCCGAGCGATAACTCGCCGGCCGGCAAGGCCGTCGTTGAGTTCGATGCCGTCGTGCGCATCGACACGCCGGGTGAGGCGGACTACTACCGCAACGGTGGAATTCTGCAGTACGTGCTGCGTTCCCTCGTGGCAGAGCACGTAGCTTCCTAACACCTGAGCAGTACCCCTTCAGGCGGCGCGTAGACTCGATTTATTCGGGCCTGCGCGCCGCCTGAAGTATGCGCCCCCCTGCACTTCGTGAGAACATGCACGACAACGAAAGGTGATGTGGATGACTCTGCTGGAGACGATTTCCGGTCCTAGGGACCTCGACGGACTCTCACGAGCTGAACTCGTGCAGCTGGCCACGGAGGTTCGCGGCTTCCTCGTACGGGAGATCTCGAAGACGGGAGGGCACCTCGGCCCGAACCTCGGTGTGGTTGAACTCACGATCGCCATTCACCGGGTCTTCAATTCCCCGACGGACGCCATCGTGTTCGACACTGGTCACCAGTCCTACGTTCACAAGCTCCTGACGGGCCGGCAGGACTTCAGCTTGCTGCGCCAGACGCACGGTCTTGCCGGGTATCCCCAACGTTCCGAATCGGAGCATGACATCGTTGAGAGTTCCCACGCGTCAAGCTCCCTGTCCTGGGCGGACGGAATCTCCCGCGCCTTCCAGATGACCGGTCAGACAAATCGGCACGTGATCGCTGTCGTGGGTGATGGCGCGCTGACCGGGGGAATGACCTGGGAAGCGCTCAACAACATCAGCGACGACAACACCCGCAAACTCATTATCGTGGTCAACGACAATGGCCGCTCCTATGCACCCACCATCGGCGGCATGGCCCGCTTCCTCAACACGGTGCGAACACGGGCCAGCTACCGGGACGCGTACCTCACGAGTCGCCAGGTCTTCGACAAGCTCGGCGCTCCCGGCCGGGCCCTGTATCGCGGCGTGCGCGGCGGGCTGCACGGCTTCCTCAGCCGGGTCACTAACAACGAGGCGCTGTACTCCAACCTGGACATCAAGTACATCGGCCCGGTCGACGGCCACGACGTCGAAGCCATGCGGGAGGCGCTGACCCAGGCCAAGAATTACGGCGCTCCCGTCATCGTGCACGCGATCACGCAGAAGGGCAGGGGGTACAGCCCCGCCCTACTCGACGAAGCCGACCAGTTCCACGCCGTGGGCCAGATCGATCCGGAGACCGGTGAATCCCTCGCCGGGGCCGGTGGTGCGGCGTCGTGGACCTCCGTCTTCGCCGACGAAATGCTCGACCTCGCCACCCAGGATTCCCTGCTCGTGGGCATCACCGCCGCGATGCTGCGCCCCACCGGACTGCACAAGATGGCGGAGCGGTTTCCCGACCGCGTGCACGACGTCGGAATTGCGGAGCAGCACGCGGTCACATCCGCTGCCGGGTTGGCGTTCGGCGGCCTGCATCCCGTCGTTGCCCTCTACGCGACCTTCATCAACCGTGCGTTCGATCAGGTGCTCATGGACGTGGCCCTGCACCGCGCGGGCGTCACCTTCGTACTGGACCGGGCAGGAGTGACCGGGCCGGACGGCCCGAGTCACCATGGCATGTGGGACCTCGCCATTCTGCAGGTCGTTCCGAATATTCGCCTCGCCGCGCCCCGAGACTCGATTCGGCTCCGGGAGGAGCTTC
Coding sequences within:
- a CDS encoding DUF4193 domain-containing protein, with the protein product MATDYDAPRKTEDDSESIEALKERVPDKMSGSVDNDDSDNPGGFDLPGADLSDLDLDVVVLPPQADEFTCVECFLVKHRSQAGHQTKLGTVCLECSS
- a CDS encoding DUF3093 domain-containing protein; this translates as MPQYREKLWASAWSFIVTALVIPASILVLAPINMEAGFITAAVLYGGCVTLLVIASPVVRVENGLITAGPATISVDLVGEVTAFSGPEARQERGPRLDVRAWMLIRGWVDPVVRIPIVDETDPAPYWLVSSRHPEKLAAAINESRRPAVGS
- the sepH gene encoding septation protein SepH, with the protein product MQELKVIGVENGALFAASEDGDRFRIAIDEVLQSKLRQNQTEAPSAPKLSPREVQAHIRSGMSAEDVEAVTGAPLDYVRRFEGPVVAEREYMVSCALSVPVHTAIDPDPVGEDANFGGVIRDRLASLGASNERWASWKEPGDGWIIKLSFTADGIDHDARWGFEPKKNTLSPAGNEAIALSQQGELKASLLPRLRAVGSETSTSDVSRFDSGAFTFKESLADEILNDTAPIDPIPYSRSLGTSDAVFKAAIKRAAEPSVSMNETADLLESLRRRRGEREAASFGDASSQHQSPNASPASNGRRRTESSADARADATAHAPSRSQDEAPAEAEPESASSTKDSTPTPAATPNVWATQAARAQGRTTGNTAKRGRASMPSWDEIVFGARTDDDLA
- a CDS encoding FUSC family protein, encoding MQITAGLRIPQRLPALQVVKTSVAVALAWVVSQLLLPGELPIFAAIAAIFVVQPSVNQSVGKAIERSLGVIGGVVIAFVIGLIFGSSTWIVLLTIVLCILLAWALRLSPGSANQIPISAMLVLSIGASTPEYSIYRILETIIGAGIALIINVAVVPPVLLAPAHDAVALLGREVADTLDRAAASLRAPQTNFQLEELLLKARLLRPMLTAAEGAITGAQESLTFNPRGAKHRNSLRADIEQYERLKALVTRSLGMTRALRDHYDDSLHLEPTVQAFSGELCRAAHDLRLLLQNPDDPAVEMVPEEEPMLTAPLVIGTPHPEHWILIGSLMEDLRRVREEIVGETD
- the dut gene encoding dUTP diphosphatase, which gives rise to MTQSVEVLITASVLPKYAHPGDAGADLYSAEALTLEPGSRALVSTGVSIALPDGFAAFVVPRSGLAVKHGITIVNSPGTVDAGYRGEIKVALLNTDASEPFSIAVGDRVAQLIVMPVAHATFIPVDRLPGSQRGEGGFGSTGVSTREPALDTHQTGESR
- a CDS encoding DUF3159 domain-containing protein, whose amino-acid sequence is MTDRPDSADRPDSEPHQAVPDETDAAQPTASGVVADGMAAAARRAGFGSAVDGEPINGKALMVAMGGVRGLFEAVLPGLVFLVTYTLTIDPGQEPASDTIRTLIPALVAPLLLGLLFVALRAITRQTTTPAVGGLVGTGLSVALALFSGKASDFFLVGLYTNAGYGAALLISVLVGWPLVGLAVGFLMGDGVNWRSDPSKRRVLTILTLAWTGLFLARLAVQLPLYLADNVELLATTKLLMGLPLYAPLLVVSWLMVRSVYRKPAPAA
- the dxs gene encoding 1-deoxy-D-xylulose-5-phosphate synthase, translated to MTLLETISGPRDLDGLSRAELVQLATEVRGFLVREISKTGGHLGPNLGVVELTIAIHRVFNSPTDAIVFDTGHQSYVHKLLTGRQDFSLLRQTHGLAGYPQRSESEHDIVESSHASSSLSWADGISRAFQMTGQTNRHVIAVVGDGALTGGMTWEALNNISDDNTRKLIIVVNDNGRSYAPTIGGMARFLNTVRTRASYRDAYLTSRQVFDKLGAPGRALYRGVRGGLHGFLSRVTNNEALYSNLDIKYIGPVDGHDVEAMREALTQAKNYGAPVIVHAITQKGRGYSPALLDEADQFHAVGQIDPETGESLAGAGGAASWTSVFADEMLDLATQDSLLVGITAAMLRPTGLHKMAERFPDRVHDVGIAEQHAVTSAAGLAFGGLHPVVALYATFINRAFDQVLMDVALHRAGVTFVLDRAGVTGPDGPSHHGMWDLAILQVVPNIRLAAPRDSIRLREELREAVRVDDGPTVLRYPKGSVGVEFEAIRRLADGVDILQESTEQDVLIVTVGPMAGTGLDVADRLAAQGIGATVVDPRWVVPVPRSIIDLAAGHRLVVTIEDGIRVGGIGTRIRQDLRAAGVDTAVTELGLPDEFLDHGTRAEILAATGLTPQHIARDVVAMVLGSKLPHARALAEDRTETGPISVTRSE
- a CDS encoding aconitate hydratase codes for the protein MSAVNSFGAKDTLRVGSTDYEVFRVDKVAGYEKLPYSLKVLLENLLRTEDGANITAEHIRALGEWVPTSDPNTEIQFTPGRVIMQDFTGVPCIVDLATMREAVAELGGDPNKINPLAPAELVIDHSVIADLFGSDDALERNVEIEYQRNGERYQFLRWGQTAFDDFKVVPPGTGIVHQVNIEYLARVTMTRTVNGVLQAYPDTCVGTDSHTTMVNGLGVLGWGVGGIEAEAAMLGQPVSMLIPKVVGFKLKGSIPSGVTATDVVLTITQMLRKHGVVGKFVEFYGEGVAQVPLANRATIGNMSPEFGSTAAMFPIDDVTLGYLRLTGRSDEQVALVEAYAKLQGLWHDADKEPTFSEYLEIDLGTVVPSIAGPKRPQDRVELSAAKAQFELDLQNYAEQDMTRVDEAVDGTFPASDPIGFTAEDEQFSQQPSQQVSHTHVSHAPESVSRPIPITTKDGASYTLDHGAVAVAAITSCTNTSNPSVMLAAGLLARNAVAKGLKSKPWVKTTLAPGSKVVTDYYAKAGLTDDLEALGFYTVGYGCTVCIGNTGPLIEEVSTAINDNDLAVTAVLSGNRNFEGRISPDVKMNYLASPPLVIAYALAGSMNFDFDTDSLGTGSDGQEVFLKDIWPETAEVQATIDSSIDTAMFTKEYGEVFAGDDRWRALPTPESEVFEWDPESTYVRKPPYFDGMTMETSPVTDIVDARVLAKLGDSVTTDHISPAGNIKADSPAGAYLVEHGIARGDFNSYGSRRGNHEIMIRGTFANIRLRNLLLDNVEGGYTRDFTQVDGPQSFIYDASQNYQAAGTPLVIFGGKEYGSGSSRDWAAKGTSLLGVKAVITESFERIHRSNLIGMGVVPLQFPAGESWTSLGLDGTEVVSIAGLEELNNGTTPKTVHVTAMPSDNSPAGKAVVEFDAVVRIDTPGEADYYRNGGILQYVLRSLVAEHVAS
- a CDS encoding DUF3710 domain-containing protein codes for the protein MSDIAPSDKFPDIQVKSAPDDREVEGPFDEAEANPVRPYVDLGGIKILPREGLHLRLEIEEGSKRVVAIGLDFAGSTLQVQPFAAPRSSGLWHEIRDQIADQIGKQGGTTTPREGPFGPELVAEIPVAAGQDAAGQSTAGGTRLARFIGVDGPRWFLRGVIAGEGAIDPEAAAQVEDLFRSIVVVRGSTPMPPRDLIPLRMPSTSSGAATPTDV